Proteins co-encoded in one Oncorhynchus keta strain PuntledgeMale-10-30-2019 chromosome 36, Oket_V2, whole genome shotgun sequence genomic window:
- the LOC118369904 gene encoding cystatin-F, producing the protein MLLLFSGLCLCSIVSCQRYTSVPGSPYNISTDNKGVLKAVLHGAYSFNNQTNDAFLFKPSAIEKAERQLVKGFKYILEVDLSRTVCLKKGHKEADLANCKFQPDGLLQQTFHCDFEVWTMPWLRFMKTTYFVCSPSD; encoded by the exons ATGCTTCTGCTCTTCTCTGGCTTGTGCCTGTGCTCAATTG TCAGTTGCCAAAGGTATACGTCTGTGCCTGGCTCTCCCTATAACATCAGCACGGATAACAAGGGGGTCCTAAAGGCGGTGCTTCACGGGGCCTATTCATTTAACAACCAGACCAATGATGCTTTTCTCTTCAAGCCATCTGCAATTGAGAAAGCAGAAAGACAG CTTGTGAAGGGGTTCAAATACATTCTGGAAGTAGACCTCTCACGGACTGTGTGCCTCAAAAAGGGGCACAAAGAAGCAGACCTGGCCAACTGCAAGTTCCAACCAGATGGTTTGTTACAGCAG ACATTCCACTGTGACTTTGAGGTTTGGACTATGCCTTGGCTCCGCTTCATGAAGACAACCTATTTTGTTTGCAGTCCATCTGACTGA